The following are from one region of the Nicotiana tabacum cultivar K326 chromosome 3, ASM71507v2, whole genome shotgun sequence genome:
- the LOC107825760 gene encoding uncharacterized protein LOC107825760: protein MNTLLSKRFNLQNFPQFSPQNFLFHFPPLSKKTPHHIHPFPRKFTAKTLTICSVTTSESLSCGGWDDPRLISDPINPGESNQLHNFLNSLGINDKKYVFVYLLGFVCALAISRVKVSSIIAIPGCVIVFALGFSMGFVNGGKMSLDNNKKLPQDQILRGFAEKLRNLVNFLNSFDVEIGNLKKGVRKGIEFNQITGDDLQSFDKILESMKFSALSVREVTEGCIESLSIESKEMERNFSQKSSKKKEEPGKNGFDFSQIAAGLFQTKPDLKSSKMKDYGESELMDTKKNGSKQGNILTSATKERRPNSLFDMNLDGNHGTSRHSFDDDAIRQEKVGETFGKASKINVDSDENVNFSEMDSNTVKSVFNREEYSYETSRVQYMRNQRVSHKMNHPSEFESWASDDGLVDSMDFNVNMEQTRTEASSLHEQNVENLEGISSHFGGKENDEENYRHFFSKEMRNHENEPFMDSDEASNECEFGSAPSSVGSIDLQFNKCLTEANFLVKEAKECLRRQASDRHAEDALYKSAILLSKAIDIRPMSLLAVGQLGNTYLLHGELKLRISKDLRALLTDTVSVYKRTKIRDELDDMVPKKDKLTSYLVNVCEECEELLIKAGRQYRLALSIDGNDVRALYNWGIALSLRAQLIADIGPGAARDADKVFLAAIDKFDAMMSRGNVYAPDALFRWATALQHRSRLRPRTSREKVKLLQQAQRLYQDALHMDSDNLQAREALSSCISELKYWYR, encoded by the exons AtgaatacccttctttcaaaaagattcaatcttcaaaacttccCTCAATTTTCACCTCAAAATTTTCTCTTTCACTTTCCACCACTTTCCAAGAAAACCCCACATCACATTCATCCATTTCCAAGAAAATTTACTGCCAAGACTCTAACTATCTGCTCTGTTACAACTTCTGAGTCGTTATCTTGTGGTGGTTGGGATGATCCAAGATTAATTAGTGACCCAATTAACCCTGGTGAGTCTAATCAGCTTCACAATTTTCTTAATTCTCTAGGAATTAATGATAAAAAGTATGTCTTTGTTTACCTCTTGGGGTTTGTTTGTGCTTTAGCAATTTCAAGGGTGAAAGTTTCCTCAATTATAGCAATTCCAGGTTGTGTTATTGTATTTGCACTTGGGTTTTCAATGGGGTTTGTTAATGGGGGTAAAATGAGCTTAGATAATAATAAGAAATTGCCTCAAGATCAGATTCTTAGAGGTTTTGCTGAGAAACTCAGGAATTTGGTGAATTTTCTTAATAGTTTTGATGTGGAAATTGGTAATTTGAAGAAGGGTGTTAGGAAAGGTATTGAGTTTAATCAAATTACCGGGGATGATTTGCAAAGTTTTGACAAAATTCTGGAATCTATGAAATTTTCTGCTCTCAGTGTTAGAGAGGTTACAGAAGGTTGTATTGAAAGTTTGTCAATTGAGAGTAAAGAAATGGAAAGAAATTTTAGTCAAAAGTCAAGTAAGAAGAAGGAGGAGCCAGGTAAAAATGGCTTTGACTTCTCTCAGATTGCAGCGGGGTTGTTTCAAACAAAACCGGATTTGAAGTCTAGTAAAATGAAAGATTATGGTGAGAGTGAGTTGATGGACACAAAGAAGAATGGCTCTAAGCAAGGGAATATCTTGACATCTGCTACTAAAGAAAGACGTCCAAATTCATTGTTTGATATGAATTTAGACGGCAATCATGGCACTTCAAGGCACAGTTTTGATGATGATGCCATTAGACAAGAGAAAGTTGGTGAGACATTTGGGAAGGCTAGTAAAATAAATGTAGATTCTGATGAGAATGTTAATTTTTCCGAGATGGATAGTAACACTGTTAAATCAGTTTTCAACAGAGAAGAATATAGTTATGAGACAAGCAGAGTACAGTATATGAGGAACCAACGGGTATCTCACAAAATGAATCATCCTAGTGAATTTGAATCTTGGGCATCTGATGATGGTTTAGTTGATTCTATGGATTTTAACGTCAATATGGAGCAAACTAGAACTGAAGCGTCATCTTTGCATGAACAGAACGTGGAGAATTTAGAAGGAATAAGTAGCCATTTTGGTGgaaaagaaaatgatgaagagaATTACAGACATTTTTTTAGTAAGGAGATGAGAAATCATGAAAATGAACCATTTATGGATAGCGATGAGGCCTCAAATGAATGTGAATTTGGTTCGGCTCCATCTTCAGTAGGTTCCATTGATTTGCAATTTAATAAATGCCTTACTGAGGCTAATTTTCTAGTAAAAGAAGCGAAGGAATGTTTAAGGAGGCAAGCCAGTGACAGGCATGCGGAGGATGCGCTTTACAAGTCTGCCATATTACTCTCAAAAGCTATAGACATCCGACCCATGAGTTTATTGGCTGTGGGACAGTTGGGAAATACTTATCTTCTTCATGGAGAACTAAAGTTAAGGATCAGCAAAGATTTGAGAGCTTTACTAACTGATACTGTATCAGTATATAAACGGACTAAAATACGTGATGAGCTAGATGATATGGTTCCTAAGAAAGACAAACTTACATCTTATCTTGTAAATGTCTGTGAAGAGTGTGAAGAATTACTTATTAAGGCAGGACGACAGTATAGGTTGGCCTTGTCGATTGATGGGAATGACGTGAGAGCCTTGTATAATTGGGGCATTGCTCTCTCTTTGCGTGCACAGTTGATTGCAGACATTGGACCT GGTGCTGCACGTGATGCTGACAAGGTTTTCTTGGCTGCAATTGATAAGTTTGACGCTATGATGTCTAGAGGCAATGTATATGCACCTGATG CTCTTTTCAGATGGGCCACAGCATTGCAGCACAGATCCCGTCTACGGCCTAGAACTAGTAGAGAGAAGGTGAAGTTATTGCAGCAAGCTCAAAGATTATATCAAGACGCCCTTCATATGGACTCCGATAACCTTCAAGCGCGAGAGGCATTGTCATCCTGCATATCTGAGCTCAAGTACTGGTATAGATAG